From Etheostoma spectabile isolate EspeVRDwgs_2016 chromosome 8, UIUC_Espe_1.0, whole genome shotgun sequence, a single genomic window includes:
- the ppp1r3ab gene encoding protein phosphatase 1 regulatory subunit 3A, which yields MSSVTRFHLLSQSMFNVSCQKQKHCSSLPADSPTGSPMESVGQARPSGACNLLEVPGLNSLDVDDDEHEVVNGIRPKSSPLPRRKSSVSDEDSEPEPPLSGSRRVSFADAKGLSLVHVKEFDTWDVPKLPVCDSSEGKGRDAEEYFLSPLTFSLPLSNKELFFKVREQKLELEAIELLPGTTILKGVIRVLNISFDKAVYVRTTLDSWSSHFDLLAEYMPGSSDSLMDGFSFKLTLVPPFGEQGVRVDFCLRYETPVGTFWANNNERNYVLFCHQRVKERKEKPQKEHVNKKGCLKTFSQNFPTVENMSAAEDSSEKNISQDVSQHGEEADAMKAKQTPDCQSGSSEEDQKKILTENRLNCSQRRCRKAARLARMRDYFSQTNDGADDSERDESPPEAKQAAQEETPEEQHSDVRSFPEGSSKSEGSHFVSESLETCSKPHLDVQQDTSPAHNCTSNNETEESESINLADSATLTGGESVTDILDNPSNDELAPAECQNINKSFSNAEECDIAAEPADRVISAVISESLVSQTNSFTFGTVVAPLYHQVFGRLESERDQANPVRATLNSGIVTQSYTHTENAVTSSTVHTDAKDDDVQGNGTETQEPNKECLDATTNSTAVEEEETNLSMTAANNIMHHAETLQDPDDVIHSDQRRTNTPEVPKAISGERVIDVHAVNILNTHLLNPQIPTENLHLRGEAQEDNLTHELPDHTCAQTKTNLDVTLAHSETQEVLISQESSFMSLQLSQSVSECVSDDDNDDVGKTATISSTNAITEEDKAFHDVNPDHINNSATKGTDNSYVSSFEIVEEKNVTTTQISFETYNVGEGYKLVKNLHKDETKHSAEMNVIGEVAESMTKATMSNHIHGDTFLEPKNEDTQKIEHLEMEAAVAKQENLCFADTAEVNYEMIVEEEEKNILTEEKESEALSLKTENKAEDADVFEGEHKTGEEDIGKIVAGKNREEVVKDLDCVQDIKTAGEEEVAEEIQVEKREEQEETELEKEKHFGEMQEVNIEKTNVRDEEEIEEEEEMEIDLTNDNEASLEWEDEVKPREQNVEEENPDYKEEILVAETGGSEIVDAESETMIIDRGNEVGCFEERLDSTQNKVEDGLSALVNNVQRKRVIDKEHDGHIPTEMHLYKEEDFQTNKNVTHDLSQDARYESEIVAAEGGSCIFTDEPKSNPTSHDSASAESDSDDEVELYMRCLRAVHSGPPAQKDMNKDTGFSAGKRPSISRSKLLSTPMPSICESLDEEQHLSHLKDNNEDTQHTTAALPASSGQESSNRNVSWWKETISCSNISKTLLCATLLMVFLVVAYRYDFLACFGLYLISVVWLYCQRERRPEQQKQQQNRLN from the exons ATGTCATCTGTAACTCGATTCCATCTGTTAAGTCAGAGCATGTTCAATGTGAGTTGCCAGAAGCAGAAGCACTGCAGTTCTCTTCCCGCTGACTCTCCTACCGGGAGCCCCATGGAGTCTGTGGGTCAAGCAAGACCTTCTGGGGCTTGTAACCTCTTAGAAGTGCCAGGCCTAAACTCCCTGGACGTGGACGATGATGAGCATGAGGTAGTGAACGGCATCAGGCCCAAATCTTCTCCTCTCCCACGTAGAAAGAGCTCTGTCAGTGACGAGGACTCAGAGCCTGAGCCACCCCTGTCTGGCTCCAGGAGAGTGTCCTTTGCAGATGCCAAAGGCCTCAGTTTGGTGCATGTAAAGGAGTTTGACACTTGGGATGTACCCAAGCTGCCAGTATGTGACTCTTCTGAGGGCAAAGGTAGAGATGCAGAGGAATACTTCCTATCTCCTCTCACTTTCTCCCTTCCATTGTCTAATAAGGAGCTGTTTTTCAAAGTCCGGGAGCAGAAATTGGAGTTAGAGGCTATTGAGTTACTTCCAGGGACCACAATACTGAAAGGAGTGATCCGTGTCCTCAACATCTCTTTCGATAAGGCGGTATATGTCCGAACCACTTTGGACTCGTGGTCCAGCCACTTTGACCTCCTGGCAGAGTACATGCCTGGTTCCAGTGACAGTCTGATGGACGGTTTCTCGTTTAAGCTCACCCTGGTGCCTCCATTCGGGGAGCAGGGAGTAAGAGTTGACTTTTGTCTGCGATATGAGACTCCAGTGGGGACATTCTGGGCCAACAATAACGAAAGGAACTACGTGCTTTTCTGTCACCAGAGagtgaaagaaaggaaagagaagCCACAGAAGGAACATGTGAACAAAAAAGGCTGCCTTAAGACTTTCAG TCAGAACTTCCCCACTGTGGAAAACATGTCGGCAGCGGAAGATTCATCTGAGAAAAACATTTCACAAG ATGTGTCACAACATGGAGAGGAAGCGGATGCTATGAAAGCTAAGCAAACCCCTGATTGCCAGTCAGGATCATCAGAGGAAGATCAAAAGAAAATACTG ACCGAGAACAGACTGAACTGCAGCCAAAGACGTTGCAGAAAGGCTGCACGGTTGGCTCGGATGAGGGACTACTTTTCTCAGACAAATGATGGAGCGGATGACAGTGAAAGAGATGAATCACCTCCAGAAGCAAAACAGGCAGCTCAAGAAGAAACCCCGGAGGAACAACACTCCGATGTGCGATCATTTCCTGAGGGGAGCAGTAAATCAGAAGGTTCTCACTTTGTTTCAGAATCTCTGGAAACATGCAGCAAACCTCACCTTGATGTTCAACAGGATACATCACCAGCACACAACTGCACGTCTAACAACGAGACCGAGGAATCTGAGAGCATCAATTTGGCTGACTCAGCCACATTAACAGGAGGTGAGAGTGTCACAGATATTCTAGACAACCCATCAAATGATGAGCTTGCTCCCGCAGAATGCCAAAATATCAACAAGTCCTTCTCAAACGCTGAGGAATGCGACATTGCAGCTGAACCAGCTGACAGAGTTATTTCAGCAGTGATCAGTGAAAGCCTTGTTAGCCAGACCAACAGCTTCACATTTGGAACTGTGGTGGCGCCGCTGTATCATCAGGTGTTTGGCAGGTTGGAAAGTGAACGTGATCAGGCAAATCCAGTACGAGCTACACTGAACTCTGGAATAGTAACTCAAAGTTACACTCACACTGAAAACGCAGTCACTAGCAGCACTGTTCATACAGACGCTAAGGATGACGACGTTCAGGGAAACGGGACCGAGACCCAGGAACCAAACAAAGAATGCTTAGATGCCACCACAAATAGCACTGCcgttgaagaagaagaaactaaTTTGAGTATGACAGCAGCAAACAACATCATGCACCATGCAGAAACACTGCAGGATCCAGATGATGTTATACATTCAGACCAGAGACGCACTAATACACCGGAGGTTCCAAAAGCTATTTCAGGAGAAAGAGTCATAGATGTACATgctgtaaacattttaaatacacatttgttGAATCCACAAATACCCACTGAGAATTTACATCTACGGGGAGAAGCGCAGGAAGACAATCTCACTCATGAGCTGCCAGATCACACATGTGCACAAACTAAAACTAATCTAGATGTAACCCTTGCACACAGTGAAACACAAGAAGTCCTGATCAGTCAAGAAAGCTCATTTATGTCACTTCAACTTTCTCAGAGTGTATCAGAGTGTGTTAGTGATGACGACAATGATGACGTTGGCAAAACAGCAACTATATCATCAACCAATGCCATCACAGAGGAGGATAAAGCTTTCCATGATGTGAATCCTGACCACATCAATAATTCAGCTACGAAAGGAACCGACAATAGCTACGTTTCTAGCTTTGAGATTGTGGAGGAAAAGAACGTCACAACAACTCAGATATCTTTTGAAACTTATAATGTGGGAGAAGGATATAAACTAGTTAAGAACTTGCATAAAGATGAAACAAAACACTCTGCTGAAATGAACGTCATTGGTGAGGTAGCGGAGTCAATGACAAAAGCAACAATGAGTAATCACATACACGGTGACACGTTCTTGGAGCCCAAAAATGAAGATACACAAAAAATAGAGCATCTTGAAATGGAAGCCGCTGTCGCAAAACAGGAGAATTTGTGTTTTGCAGACACTGCTGAAGTAAACTATGAAATGATAgttgaagaagaggagaaaaacatattaacagaagaaaaggaaagtgAGGCACTAAGTTTAAAAACAGAGAACAAGGCTGAAGATGCAGATGTTTTTGAGGGAGAGCACAAGACtggagaggaggacattgggaAAATTGTGGCTGGAAAAAACAGGGAAGAAGTTGTGAAAGATTTAGACTGTGTTCAAGACATAAAGACAGCTGGAGAGGAAGAAGTAGCTGAGGAGATTCAAgtagagaaaagagaggaacaAGAGGAGACAGagttagagaaagaaaaacactttggaGAGATGCAAGAGGTCAATATTGAAAAGACAAACGTCCGAGATGAAGAGGagatagaggaggaggaagaaatggAAATAGACTTGACCAATGACAATGAAGCAAGTTTGGAGTGGGAGGATGAGGTAAAACCAAGGGAGCAAAATGTAGAAGAAGAGAATCCAGATTATAAGGAGGAAATTCTAGTCGCTGAAACAGGAGGGTCAGAGATTGTAGATGCAGAGTCGGAGACCATGATAATCGACAGGGGGAATGAAGTGGGGTGTTTTGAAGAGAGGTTAGACAGTACACAAAACAAGGTTGAAGATGGTTTATCTGCTCTGGTGAACAATGTGCAGCGCAAGAGAGTAATAGACAAAGAACATGATGGACACATCCCAACTGAAATGCATCTTTACAAGGAGGAAGATTTCCAAACCAACAAGAATGTTACACATGACCTATCACAAGATGCTAGATATGAAAGCGAAATTGTTGCTGCAGAGGGCGGCTCGTGCATTTTTACAGATGAACCTAAAAGCAACCCAACAAGCCATGACAGCGCTTCAGCAGAGTCCGACTCAGACGATGAGGTGGAGTTGTACATGCGTTGTCTGAGGGCCGTTCACTCCGGGCCACCGGCCCAGAAAGACATGAACAAAGACACAGGTTTTAGTGCGGGCAAAAGGCCTTCTATAAGCAGAAGCAAACTGCTGTCCACACCCATGCCATCCATCTGTGAATCTCTGGATGAAGAACAGCACCTGAGCCATCTGAAGGACAACAACGAGGACACCCAACACACAACTGCAGCTCTGCCAGCGTCAAGTGGACAGGAAAGCAGCAACAGAAATGTTTCATGGTGGAAAGAAACTATTTCCTGCAGCAATATCTCAAAAACATTGTTATGCGCCACCTTGTTAATGGTATTTTTAGTTGTGGCCTACCGTTATGATTTTCTTGCCTGTTTTGGGCTCTACTTGATATCAGTGGTTTGGCTCTACTGTCAAAGAGAAAGGCGGCCAGAacaacaaaagcaacaacagaaTAGGTTGAATTGA
- the LOC116694237 gene encoding forkhead box protein P2 → MMAPQQMQQLLSSNQLQALIHQKQQALLLQQQHLKEFYNKQQQFHLQLLQQKPSKKVKELTAQQLVFQQLLQLQQQQQQQLLRVQRPVLSSPAPSPGHYVSSPSVAVSVERNAGLSLEKMQQIWKELTNGITEDKATSKGNQDSSANNTMSTKVPGRQTGDQQSSSPRRAQCAVKADRAAAHALYSHGVCQWPGCESVCENLSQFIKHIGSEHTLDDRNTAQCRVQMQVVQQLELQLCKERERLRAMMAHLHLPSLESQLISAPASLQMPQSDTAADPHGLQVDCVCGNSCENNRDELHLASPSPSDSPQPLASVSTPSQGSEEECTGAIRCRHHPLVYSLSSENEYELYKNADIRPPFTYATLIRQAIMETSDMQLTLNEIYNWFTRTFAYFRRNAATWKNAVRHNLSLHKCFVRVENVKGAVWTVDEVEYQRRRSQKIPGSPSLIKNVSSSLDFGTVLNASLQTALPGFKECVNRNSVSQTQENKATNSNSKQNFSPRVQQSLSLKSEALNLNDQESLMPTVKPAILPHDMTEDHEEHLFDPE, encoded by the exons ATGATGGCTCCTCAGCAGATGCAGCAGCTCCTTTCCTCCAACCAGCTGCAGGCTCTCATTCACCAGAAGCAACAAGCCCTTTTACTCCAGCAG CAACATCTGAAAGAGTTTTACAATAAGCAACAACAGTTTCACCTGCAGCTGCTTCAACAAAAGCCCAGCAAGAAAGTCAAAGAG CTCACTGCTCAGCAGCTCGTGTTCCAGCAGCTCCTccagctccagcagcagcagcagcagcagctcctccGGGTGCAGAGACCCGTCCTGtcctcccccgccccctctccaGGTCATTATGTTTCATCTCCCTCAGTAGCAGTGTCTGTTGAAAGAAACG CTGGTTTGAGCCTTGAAAAGATGCAGCAGATATGGAAAGAGCTCACAAACGGAATAACTGAAGATAAAGCCACATCGAAAGGCAATCAGGACTCTTCTGCTAACAACACGATGTCAACAAAAGTCCCAGGGAGGCAGACCGGTGACCAGCAATCTTCTTCTCCTCGCAGGGCACAATG TGCTGTCAAAGCTGATCGCGCTGCCGCACACGCTCTCTACAGTCATGGTGTGTGTCAATGGCCCGGATGCGAGTCGGTGTGTGAAAACCTCAGCCAGTTCATCAA GCACATAGGCAGCGAGCACACTCTGGATGACAGAAATACAGCACAGTGCAGAGTCCAGATGCAGGTGGTTCAGCAACTTGAACTTCAG CTCTGCAAAGAACGGGAGCGTCTGCGAGCGATGATGGCTCACCTGCATCTGCCATCTTTAGAATCTCAGTTGATCTCTGCCCCCGCAAGTCTACAAATGCCTCAATCTGATACGGCTGCTGACCCACACGGTCTTCAggtagattgtgtgtgtggtaatagcTGTGAGAACAACAGAGACGAA CTCCACCTGGCCTCGCCGAGCCCGTCAGACTCCCCACAACCCCTGGCCTCTGTCAGCACTCCATCCCAGGGGAGTGAAGAAGAGTGTACTGGGGCCATAAGATGTCGTCATCACCCATTGGTCTACTCCCTGTCTTCAG AAAATGAATATGAGCTTTATAAGAACGCCGATATCAGACCACCTTTCACCTACGCAACACTGATAAGACAG GCTATTATGGAAACATCAGACATGCAACTAACACTCAACGAGATATACAACTGGTTCACACGGACATTTGCTTATTTCAGACGCAACGCTGCCACTTGGAAG AACGCCGTGCGCCACAACCTGAGCCTGCACAAGTGTTTTGTGCGTGTGGAGAATGTGAAAGGCGCAGTGTGGACAGTAGATGAGGTGGAATACCAGAGGAGGAGATCCCAGAAGATCCCAGG GAGTCCATCGCTGATAAAAAATGTGTCCTCCAGCCTTGATTTTGGGACTGTTCTGAATGCCAGCTTACAG ACGGCACTGCCAGGATTCAAGGAGTGTGTTAACAGAAACTCCGTGAGTCAAACACAGGAGAACAAAGCAACAAACAGCAACAGTAAACAAAACTTCTCTCCCCGAGTCCAGCA GTCTCTTTCCCTTAAAAGCGAAGCGCTGAATCTGAATGACCAAGAATCTCTGATGCCCACAGTAAAGCCAGCCATCCTGCCACACGACATGACTGAAGATCACGAAGAACATTTGTTTGACCCTGAATGA
- the LOC116694746 gene encoding myoD family inhibitor produces MHYSCLHLLLACLSCQCSVLILGLLEACSSCLHTLCSCCCHACARCCSAIQEVPVEELNCHAHCHSVLVESCCEPTQCLEFCLECCEICHRS; encoded by the exons ATGCACT ACTCGTGTTTGCACCTGCTGCTGGCGTGCCTGTCGTGCCAGTGCTCCGTGCTGATCCTGGGTCTGCTGGAGGCCTGCTCCTCCTGCCTCCACACCctctgctcctgctgctgccaCGCCTGTGCCCGCTGCTGTTCGGCCATTCAGGAGGTGCCTGTGGAGGAGCTCAACTGCCACGCCCACTGCCACTCGGTGCTGGTGGAGTCATGCTGCGAGCCAACCCAGTGTCTGGAGTTTTGCCTGGAGTGCTGCGAGATCTGCCATCGCAGCTAG